The Microbulbifer hydrolyticus genome has a segment encoding these proteins:
- a CDS encoding peptidylprolyl isomerase, whose amino-acid sequence MTIMQMFTPFRRGLLACAALCALCATALPATAQVQKLDRVVAVVDDDVVMASELQQRLNTITQQIAAQKVQAPPIEILRRQVLEQLIVERLQLQMGSRAGVTISEEELDQAIARVQQNMGASPEEFQRKLEADGISNNAFRQQIRQELIIRRVEQGSVGRRIQITDQDINNFLRSKEGEFWKSPQYQLGHILIPVSSSAPAEEVTQARAKAESIYEKSKAGEDFRALAISNSAGQNALQGGDLGWRKTVELPTLFADALEGLSVGDTTKPFRSDAGFHLLKIHEQRGATEQVVEQTKVRHILVKTSAIRDDDAAYKLLMDLREKIGAGDLKFEDAARDNSEDIGTMLQGGDLGWSNPGQFVPEFTQAMNNTPVGEISMPFRSQFGWHILQVEGRRQQDMTDQYIRNQAANLLRNRRYEEELQNWRQEIRDQAYVEIKLPELKEPSEAAEGESEGDSQ is encoded by the coding sequence ATGACAATAATGCAGATGTTCACCCCTTTTCGCCGCGGACTGCTGGCCTGTGCCGCCCTGTGCGCCCTTTGCGCCACCGCCCTGCCCGCCACTGCCCAGGTACAGAAACTCGACCGGGTCGTCGCCGTTGTCGACGACGACGTGGTGATGGCCAGTGAGCTTCAGCAGCGCCTGAACACCATTACCCAGCAGATTGCCGCGCAGAAAGTGCAGGCACCGCCGATTGAGATCCTGCGCCGGCAGGTACTGGAACAGCTGATTGTCGAGCGCCTGCAGTTGCAGATGGGCTCTCGCGCCGGCGTCACCATTTCTGAAGAGGAGCTGGACCAGGCCATCGCCCGGGTGCAGCAGAACATGGGCGCATCGCCGGAAGAATTCCAGCGCAAGCTGGAGGCCGATGGCATATCCAACAACGCGTTCCGCCAGCAGATCCGTCAGGAGCTGATCATCCGCCGGGTCGAGCAGGGCAGTGTCGGCCGCCGTATCCAGATCACCGACCAGGACATCAACAACTTCCTGCGCTCCAAAGAGGGCGAGTTCTGGAAGTCACCGCAGTACCAGCTGGGCCACATCCTCATCCCGGTCAGTTCCAGTGCCCCCGCCGAAGAAGTGACCCAGGCCCGCGCCAAGGCCGAGTCCATATACGAAAAGTCCAAAGCCGGGGAAGACTTCCGCGCCCTGGCGATCTCCAACTCCGCCGGCCAGAACGCGCTGCAGGGCGGCGACCTGGGCTGGCGTAAGACCGTAGAGCTGCCCACGCTGTTTGCCGATGCCCTGGAAGGCCTGAGTGTAGGCGATACCACCAAGCCATTCCGCAGCGATGCGGGTTTCCACCTGCTCAAGATTCACGAACAGCGCGGCGCCACCGAGCAGGTTGTGGAGCAGACCAAGGTGCGTCACATCCTGGTCAAGACCTCTGCCATCCGCGATGACGACGCGGCCTACAAGCTGTTGATGGATCTGCGTGAAAAAATAGGCGCCGGCGATCTCAAGTTTGAAGACGCCGCCAGGGATAACTCGGAAGACATCGGCACCATGCTGCAGGGCGGCGATCTGGGCTGGTCCAATCCCGGCCAGTTTGTGCCCGAGTTCACCCAGGCCATGAACAACACCCCGGTGGGCGAAATCAGCATGCCGTTCCGCAGCCAGTTCGGCTGGCACATTCTGCAGGTGGAAGGCCGCCGCCAGCAGGACATGACCGACCAGTACATCCGCAACCAGGCTGCCAACCTTCTGCGTAATCGCCGCTACGAAGAAGAGCTGCAAAACTGGCGTCAGGAAATTCGCGACCAGGCGTATGTGGAAATCAAGCTACCGGAACTGAAGGAGCCTTCCGAAGCTGCTGAAGGGGAAAGCGAGGGCGACAGCCAGTAA
- the trpE gene encoding anthranilate synthase component I: protein MTPSEYTQLASAGYNRIPLVRRVLADIETPLSTYMKLAARDGGRYSYLLESVQGGEKWGRYSIIGLPARTVLKVTDHEVTIERDGSIVERKQVEDPLAFVEEFQSRYKVPEIEGLPRFNGGLVGYFGYDCVRYIEPKLAHSCPPDTLGNPDILLMVSDELVVFDNLAGAVIFIVHADPEQDSAFGQAQRRLDQLVGQLSQPLPAVDPLGIDGDHTAEESFTSHFGEEAFKQGVHKVKEYILAGDVMQVVPSQRLSAPFTVPPINLYRALRSLNPSPYMYFLDLGDHQVVGSSPEILVHLEDGDMTVRPIAGTRRRGATEEQDLALEKDLLADPKEIAEHLMLIDLGRNDVGRVAETGTVRVTDKMVVERYSHVMHIVSNVTGKIKPGLTGIDALRAAHPAGTLSGAPKIRAMEIIDELEPEKRGVYGGAVGYLAWNGNMDTAIAIRTAVIKDEKVYVQAGAGLVADSDPQSEWDETMNKARALFRAVAIATGQ, encoded by the coding sequence ATGACCCCCAGCGAATACACCCAGCTTGCGTCTGCAGGATACAACCGCATACCCCTTGTCCGCCGTGTACTGGCCGACATCGAAACCCCGCTCAGTACCTATATGAAGCTGGCCGCCCGCGACGGTGGCCGCTACAGCTACCTGCTCGAATCCGTGCAGGGTGGCGAGAAGTGGGGGCGCTACTCCATCATCGGGCTGCCGGCCCGCACCGTGCTGAAAGTGACCGATCACGAAGTGACCATCGAGCGCGATGGCAGCATCGTCGAGCGGAAACAGGTGGAAGATCCGCTCGCCTTCGTGGAAGAATTCCAGAGCCGCTACAAGGTACCGGAAATCGAAGGGCTTCCCCGTTTCAACGGCGGCCTGGTCGGTTACTTCGGCTACGACTGCGTTCGTTACATCGAGCCGAAGCTCGCCCACAGCTGTCCGCCGGATACCTTGGGTAACCCGGACATTCTGTTGATGGTCAGCGACGAGCTGGTGGTGTTTGATAACCTGGCTGGCGCGGTGATTTTTATCGTGCACGCGGACCCGGAGCAGGACAGCGCTTTCGGGCAGGCCCAGCGTCGGCTCGACCAGCTGGTGGGCCAGTTGTCGCAACCGCTGCCCGCGGTCGACCCGCTCGGTATCGACGGTGACCACACCGCCGAAGAGAGCTTCACCTCCCATTTTGGTGAGGAAGCGTTCAAGCAGGGCGTGCACAAGGTAAAGGAATACATCCTGGCTGGTGACGTCATGCAGGTGGTGCCGTCGCAGCGCCTGTCTGCCCCGTTTACCGTGCCGCCGATCAACCTCTACCGTGCCCTGCGCAGCCTCAACCCGTCTCCCTATATGTATTTCCTTGACCTCGGTGATCACCAGGTAGTGGGCTCGAGCCCCGAAATCCTGGTGCACCTTGAGGATGGCGACATGACCGTGCGCCCGATCGCGGGTACCCGCCGTCGCGGTGCGACCGAGGAGCAGGACCTGGCGCTGGAAAAGGATCTGCTGGCGGACCCGAAAGAGATTGCCGAGCACCTGATGCTGATCGACCTGGGCCGCAATGACGTGGGCAGGGTGGCCGAGACCGGCACGGTGCGGGTGACCGATAAAATGGTGGTCGAGCGGTACTCCCACGTGATGCACATCGTTTCCAATGTCACCGGTAAAATAAAGCCGGGGCTCACCGGTATCGACGCCCTGCGTGCCGCGCATCCCGCAGGTACTCTGTCCGGTGCCCCGAAAATTCGCGCGATGGAAATCATTGACGAACTGGAGCCGGAAAAGCGCGGCGTCTATGGCGGTGCCGTGGGCTACCTTGCCTGGAACGGTAATATGGATACCGCCATTGCCATTCGCACCGCGGTGATCAAGGACGAAAAAGTTTACGTGCAGGCCGGTGCCGGCCTGGTGGCGGATTCCGATCCGCAATCCGAGTGGGATGAGACCATGAACAAGGCGCGGGCACTGTTCCGCGCCGTGGCCATCGCTACCGGTCAATAA
- a CDS encoding aminoglycoside phosphotransferase family protein yields MNECVTQVPDARREQLRLWAARALHTGNEELQVPPLESSLNLLPLSGDAGFRRYFRTDTSPTLIAVDSPPSKTNPKRFVALADYLRRNGIHTPLVIAADIEQGFMLLEDLGDTQLLRELNADSVSGLYAEVMNELLCLQQINRPEGMFPPYDRELLHMEMRLLPEWLIGKLLQRELSDDETQLLERTFAHLLDSASAQPQVLVHRDYHSRNLMIRDGERPGVVDFQDAVWGPVTYDLASLLRDCYIRWPQDQVENWALAYASSAMDAGVIPEVPAETFLRWFDWIGLQRHFKVLGLFPRLYLRDGKHGYLPDLPLVIRYTLEVCDKYPELQPFANWFREEILPLLEKQDWYRDYRTAGERQTAETEIPE; encoded by the coding sequence ATGAATGAATGTGTAACCCAGGTCCCGGACGCGCGCCGCGAACAGCTGCGCTTATGGGCCGCCCGCGCCCTGCATACGGGAAATGAAGAGCTGCAGGTGCCGCCGCTGGAGAGCAGCCTGAACCTGCTGCCCCTGTCTGGTGATGCCGGTTTTCGCCGTTATTTCCGCACCGATACCAGCCCGACGCTGATCGCGGTGGATTCGCCGCCGAGCAAAACCAACCCCAAGCGATTCGTTGCCCTGGCCGACTACCTGCGTCGCAACGGTATCCACACCCCGCTGGTGATCGCGGCGGATATCGAGCAGGGGTTCATGCTGCTGGAAGACCTCGGCGACACCCAGCTTCTGCGTGAACTCAACGCGGACAGTGTTTCTGGCCTCTACGCGGAAGTCATGAACGAGCTGCTGTGCCTTCAGCAGATCAACCGCCCCGAGGGTATGTTCCCGCCCTATGATCGGGAGCTGCTACATATGGAAATGCGCCTGCTTCCGGAGTGGCTGATCGGCAAGTTGCTACAGCGGGAGCTCAGTGATGACGAGACCCAGCTGCTGGAGCGGACCTTTGCGCATTTGCTGGACAGCGCCAGTGCCCAGCCCCAGGTGCTGGTGCACCGCGACTATCACAGCCGCAACCTGATGATTCGTGACGGCGAACGCCCCGGCGTAGTGGATTTCCAGGATGCCGTATGGGGCCCGGTCACATACGATCTCGCCTCGTTGTTGCGCGACTGCTATATCCGCTGGCCGCAGGACCAGGTGGAAAACTGGGCACTGGCGTACGCGTCCTCTGCCATGGATGCGGGCGTCATTCCCGAAGTTCCTGCAGAAACCTTCCTGCGCTGGTTCGACTGGATCGGCCTGCAGCGCCACTTCAAGGTTCTTGGCCTGTTCCCGCGCCTGTACCTGCGGGATGGAAAGCACGGCTACCTGCCAGACCTGCCCCTGGTGATCCGTTACACTCTGGAAGTCTGTGACAAATACCCGGAGTTGCAGCCCTTCGCCAACTGGTTCCGCGAAGAAATTCTGCCGTTACTTGAAAAGCAGGACTGGTACCGCGACTATCGCACCGCAGGCGAGCGCCAGACCGCAGAAACCGAAATCCCCGAATAA
- the pdxA gene encoding 4-hydroxythreonine-4-phosphate dehydrogenase PdxA has protein sequence MTPRIAFTPGEPAGIGPELAVKLACSGRSPDIARAQIVAIADPDLLQQEAARQGKTLQLLPFDPSQPAEASPEGALHCLPVPLAEPAVPGRLNTANGPYVLETLQRAADGCKNRTFDAVVTGPVHKGVINEAGVPFSGHTEFFAEQAGVEKVVMMLAADDLRVALATTHIPLKDVSDAITADSLQQVLTILHRTLQQQFRIEQPRIGVCGLNPHAGEGGHLGREEIDVIEPTLNTLRALGLDLIGPLPADTLFTPPQLARCDAVLAMYHDQGLPVLKFKGFGRAINITLGLPFIRTSVDHGTALNIAGSGVADTGSLNAALSQAIELAQLRTI, from the coding sequence ATGACCCCAAGGATTGCCTTCACGCCCGGCGAGCCCGCCGGAATAGGCCCGGAGCTGGCGGTAAAACTCGCCTGCTCCGGGCGCTCCCCCGATATCGCGCGGGCGCAAATCGTAGCCATCGCCGACCCCGACCTGTTACAGCAGGAGGCGGCGCGTCAGGGTAAAACCCTGCAGCTTCTCCCTTTCGACCCCAGCCAACCCGCCGAGGCTTCCCCTGAAGGCGCCCTCCACTGTCTGCCGGTCCCCCTCGCGGAGCCCGCCGTCCCCGGCCGTCTCAATACCGCCAATGGCCCCTATGTGCTGGAGACCCTGCAACGCGCTGCCGATGGCTGCAAAAATCGCACTTTCGATGCGGTGGTGACTGGACCGGTGCACAAAGGGGTGATCAACGAAGCCGGCGTGCCGTTCAGTGGACATACCGAGTTTTTCGCAGAACAGGCCGGGGTTGAAAAAGTGGTGATGATGCTCGCTGCGGATGACCTGCGGGTGGCACTGGCCACCACACATATTCCGCTGAAAGATGTGAGTGACGCCATTACTGCAGATTCCCTGCAGCAGGTGCTGACGATTCTGCACCGCACCCTGCAGCAGCAATTCCGCATCGAACAACCCCGCATCGGTGTATGCGGCCTCAATCCCCACGCGGGGGAAGGCGGCCACCTGGGGCGGGAGGAAATCGACGTGATCGAGCCCACCCTGAACACCCTGCGCGCGCTTGGACTCGATCTGATCGGCCCCCTGCCCGCCGACACCCTGTTTACTCCGCCACAACTTGCGCGTTGTGACGCGGTACTGGCCATGTACCACGATCAGGGCCTGCCGGTGTTAAAATTCAAGGGATTCGGGCGCGCCATCAATATCACACTGGGGTTACCGTTTATCCGCACCTCTGTGGATCACGGCACCGCACTCAATATTGCAGGCAGCGGGGTTGCCGACACCGGCAGCCTCAACGCCGCACTGAGCCAGGCCATTGAGCTGGCCCAACTGCGCACCATTTAG
- a CDS encoding ion transporter, with amino-acid sequence MTEISVEQKRSFAEQCRRLVDMPIFNQVIITLISINAVVVGLETSTWVLERYSGLLHGINQFILLAFMVEAAIKMFAHGNRPWRYFANGWNCFDFSIIVLSLIPAAGPLATLARLVRVLRVLRLVSAFPELRLLVDTLLRSLPSMFHISLLMGIIFYIYGVAGYFLFHEIDPTHWRTLPIALLSLFRIVTFEDWTDIMYTAMESMPYSWIYFLSFVVMGAFVMINLFIGVVLNNLEEAKLRRLDELAMPPSQTEILRELRATQESLARLQKRLGEMGDEKGSKS; translated from the coding sequence ATGACCGAAATCTCAGTAGAACAGAAACGCTCTTTTGCCGAGCAATGTCGCCGGCTGGTGGACATGCCGATCTTTAATCAGGTGATTATTACCCTGATTTCGATCAACGCCGTGGTGGTGGGGCTGGAGACCTCCACTTGGGTACTGGAGCGTTACAGCGGTCTGCTACATGGGATAAACCAGTTCATCCTGTTGGCATTTATGGTTGAGGCGGCGATCAAAATGTTCGCCCATGGCAACCGCCCGTGGCGCTATTTTGCCAACGGCTGGAACTGCTTTGATTTCTCCATCATCGTGTTGAGCCTGATCCCCGCGGCGGGACCGCTGGCAACTCTGGCGCGTCTGGTGCGGGTTCTGCGGGTGCTGCGTCTGGTGTCCGCTTTCCCGGAGTTGCGCCTGCTGGTGGATACACTGCTGCGCAGCCTGCCTAGCATGTTCCATATCAGCCTGCTGATGGGGATCATTTTTTATATTTACGGGGTGGCCGGTTATTTCCTGTTTCATGAAATCGACCCGACCCACTGGCGCACGCTGCCGATCGCACTGCTGAGTCTGTTCCGCATCGTCACCTTTGAGGACTGGACGGACATCATGTACACCGCGATGGAGTCCATGCCCTACAGCTGGATCTATTTCCTCAGCTTTGTGGTGATGGGCGCGTTTGTGATGATCAACCTGTTCATCGGCGTGGTGCTGAACAACCTGGAAGAGGCCAAGCTGCGCCGCCTCGACGAGCTGGCGATGCCGCCCAGCCAGACTGAAATTTTGCGCGAGTTGCGCGCCACCCAGGAATCCCTCGCCCGTTTGCAGAAGCGCCTGGGGGAAATGGGCGATGAGAAAGGAAGCAAATCATGA
- a CDS encoding LPS-assembly protein LptD, whose amino-acid sequence MLEASRWRRLALAIGQLSRPRSLAFGLLAAQPLWFTAAAVAETAVPQATPHTDGSVSENPYLYLDWFPKAQLDPAFRHSLAPVCGGAFIEPQRLYPNANLLPEDAPLRATADSSNWLEDGTAQLRGNVHITQGYRQLFADQVDVNREESTAYLSGAIEMREPSLLVRGKAAEVHTDSKAASIEDATYVVHNEFVHGSARFASREASGELILTEGSYTRCEPDDVFWRMSGGEIAIDNVERQGTARNVRLEIADIPVFYFPYLRFPVGDERMSGLLFPSISNSDENGWDIAIPYYWNIAPQLDATIVPRYVQYRGTGLELETRYLSPWFNTEARVAGLPNDKGGDDEDARRLINEGFPEDLVLPAKGENRWYLNLDQLGGNGGAWRTRIDYSKVSDPDYFRDLDNAELKVPQNVSARALTNLNQTAEASLTSDHWRGSIRAQEYQQLVKDRFDTYSQLPRFNLNGNYKWGNWHLLMDHELTSFDHTDTQTIRFIADVDDPDSETTLTRNFVNANRARIDYSFGWDQQWLWGFFNPEIKGIYLGYELADTFLADSAMDSPETSAGQLTIDSGLFFERSDSLFDYEYIQTLEPRLFLMASSEADQTDFLNVSNSPGDGGNDLLYDTSLFTFSYDQLFRDSRFNGNDRIDDADRAAFGLTTRFVDPRSGRDLFSASAGQIFYSEASRIELAAFIEDVPRSEFAARLESRPSDSLRISSEVIYHDTDNTINRGNVTLRYLDDDFRLFNVGYRYLRKEEIYDATDSYLVQGPVRQADVSAVWPVNDRLSILARANYDFTFDRELEYLAGLEYDTCCYRTRVLWRRELDNDLADVVPPEELEFDEGIYIELQLKGLAGLGGSVTRMLSQGIANFEQREVLKQ is encoded by the coding sequence ATGCTGGAAGCTTCCCGCTGGCGCCGCCTTGCGCTGGCTATTGGACAATTATCACGCCCGCGCTCTCTCGCTTTTGGCTTGCTCGCTGCCCAACCACTGTGGTTTACGGCAGCTGCCGTGGCGGAAACCGCCGTGCCCCAGGCCACGCCGCACACCGACGGCTCAGTATCGGAAAACCCCTACCTGTACCTGGACTGGTTCCCCAAAGCCCAGCTGGATCCGGCTTTCCGCCACAGCCTCGCTCCCGTATGCGGCGGCGCGTTCATCGAGCCGCAGCGGCTGTACCCCAACGCGAACCTGTTACCGGAAGATGCGCCGCTACGCGCCACAGCTGACAGCTCCAACTGGCTGGAAGACGGCACCGCTCAATTGCGCGGCAATGTGCACATCACCCAGGGCTATCGCCAGCTGTTCGCCGACCAGGTGGACGTGAACCGCGAAGAAAGCACCGCGTACCTCAGCGGCGCCATCGAGATGCGCGAGCCGAGCCTGCTGGTGCGCGGCAAGGCCGCCGAAGTACATACCGACAGCAAAGCGGCCTCCATCGAAGACGCCACCTATGTCGTCCACAACGAGTTCGTACACGGATCCGCACGCTTCGCTTCCCGTGAGGCCAGCGGGGAGCTGATTCTGACCGAAGGCAGCTACACCCGCTGTGAACCGGACGACGTTTTCTGGCGAATGAGCGGTGGAGAGATCGCCATCGACAATGTGGAGCGCCAGGGCACCGCGCGCAATGTGCGCCTTGAGATTGCCGACATCCCGGTGTTCTATTTTCCGTATCTGCGCTTTCCCGTCGGGGATGAGCGCATGTCCGGCCTGCTTTTTCCCAGCATCAGCAACAGCGATGAAAACGGCTGGGATATTGCCATCCCGTATTACTGGAACATCGCGCCACAGCTGGACGCCACCATCGTGCCGCGCTATGTGCAGTACCGCGGCACGGGCCTGGAGCTGGAAACCCGCTACCTGAGCCCGTGGTTCAATACCGAAGCGCGTGTGGCAGGCCTGCCCAACGACAAAGGCGGCGACGATGAAGATGCCCGCCGCCTGATCAACGAGGGCTTCCCCGAGGATCTGGTACTACCTGCCAAGGGCGAGAACCGCTGGTACCTCAACCTGGATCAGCTGGGTGGCAACGGCGGCGCCTGGCGCACCCGTATCGACTATTCAAAGGTCAGCGATCCGGACTACTTCCGCGATCTGGACAACGCGGAGCTGAAGGTTCCGCAAAACGTCAGCGCACGCGCCCTGACCAACCTGAACCAGACGGCGGAAGCGAGCCTCACCAGCGACCACTGGCGGGGCAGTATTCGCGCCCAGGAATACCAGCAGCTGGTGAAGGACCGTTTCGACACCTACAGCCAGCTGCCCCGTTTCAACCTCAATGGCAATTACAAGTGGGGCAACTGGCATCTGCTGATGGATCACGAGCTTACCAGCTTCGATCACACTGACACCCAGACCATCCGCTTTATCGCCGATGTAGACGACCCCGACAGCGAAACCACCCTCACGCGTAACTTCGTCAACGCGAATCGCGCGCGGATAGACTACAGCTTTGGCTGGGACCAGCAGTGGCTGTGGGGGTTTTTCAACCCGGAAATCAAGGGAATCTATCTGGGTTACGAACTGGCGGACACCTTCCTGGCCGACTCGGCCATGGACTCGCCGGAGACCTCCGCCGGGCAGCTCACCATCGACAGCGGCCTGTTTTTCGAGCGCAGTGATAGCCTGTTCGACTATGAGTACATTCAGACGCTGGAACCGCGACTGTTCCTGATGGCCAGCAGCGAAGCGGACCAGACCGACTTCCTCAACGTGAGCAACAGCCCAGGCGACGGCGGCAACGACCTGCTCTACGATACCTCGCTGTTTACCTTCAGCTACGACCAGCTGTTCCGCGACAGCCGCTTCAACGGCAATGACCGCATTGACGACGCCGATCGCGCCGCCTTCGGTCTCACCACACGCTTTGTGGATCCGCGCAGTGGCCGCGACCTGTTCTCCGCCAGCGCGGGGCAGATTTTCTATTCCGAGGCCAGCCGCATCGAGCTCGCCGCGTTTATCGAGGATGTACCGCGCTCCGAGTTTGCCGCGCGCCTGGAGAGCCGGCCCAGCGACTCCCTGCGCATCAGCAGTGAAGTGATCTATCACGACACCGACAATACAATTAACCGTGGCAACGTTACCCTGCGCTATCTGGATGACGATTTCCGCCTGTTTAATGTCGGGTATCGCTACCTGCGCAAGGAAGAGATTTACGACGCCACTGACTCCTACCTGGTGCAGGGCCCGGTGCGGCAGGCGGATGTTTCCGCCGTATGGCCGGTCAATGACCGGCTTTCCATCCTTGCCCGGGCCAACTACGATTTCACCTTCGACAGGGAACTGGAATATCTCGCCGGACTCGAATATGACACCTGCTGCTATCGCACCCGGGTGTTGTGGCGGCGCGAGCTGGATAACGACCTGGCGGATGTGGTGCCCCCGGAAGAGCTGGAGTTCGACGAAGGTATCTATATTGAACTGCAACTCAAGGGCCTTGCCGGCCTCGGCGGTTCGGTTACCCGTATGCTGAGCCAGGGCATTGCCAACTTTGAACAGAGAGAAGTACTGAAACAGTGA
- the rpe gene encoding ribulose-phosphate 3-epimerase, which translates to MPDYKIAPSILSADFARLGEEVDNVLAAGADWVHFDVMDNHYVPNLTIGPMVCKALRNHGVEAPIDVHLMVDPVDDMIRMFADAGASYITFHPEASRHVDRSLQLIHSLGCKAGLVFNPASSLDAAKYVLDKLDMILLMSVNPGFGGQKFIPATLDKLKEARKLIDDSGLDIRLEIDGGVTRDNIREIAQAGADSFVAGSAIFNQDDYAEVINAMRAELAQV; encoded by the coding sequence ATGCCAGACTACAAAATCGCACCCTCCATCCTCTCCGCCGATTTCGCCCGCCTGGGTGAAGAGGTCGACAACGTCCTCGCCGCCGGCGCCGACTGGGTGCACTTCGACGTAATGGACAACCACTACGTCCCCAACCTCACCATCGGCCCCATGGTCTGCAAAGCCCTGCGTAACCACGGCGTCGAAGCCCCTATCGACGTCCACCTGATGGTCGACCCCGTCGACGACATGATTCGCATGTTCGCCGATGCCGGTGCCAGCTACATCACCTTCCACCCGGAAGCCAGCCGGCACGTCGACCGTTCCCTGCAGCTCATCCACTCCCTGGGCTGCAAAGCCGGTCTGGTATTCAATCCGGCATCCAGCCTCGACGCTGCCAAATACGTGCTGGATAAACTCGACATGATCCTGCTCATGTCCGTAAACCCCGGTTTCGGCGGTCAGAAATTTATCCCCGCCACCCTCGACAAACTCAAAGAGGCCCGCAAGCTGATTGATGACTCCGGCCTCGATATTCGCCTCGAAATCGACGGCGGCGTCACCCGCGATAACATCCGCGAAATCGCCCAGGCCGGTGCCGACAGCTTCGTCGCCGGCTCCGCCATCTTCAACCAGGACGACTACGCAGAAGTCATCAACGCCATGCGCGCGGAGCTGGCGCAGGTCTGA
- a CDS encoding anthranilate synthase component II: protein MILMIDNYDSFTFNIVQYLAELGAEVVVKRNDEITVADIEKLNPEKIVISPGPCTPNEAGISMDTIRAYAGKLPILGICLGHQSIGQVFGGRVVRAGEVMHGKTSPIIHNNLGVFNGLSNPFEATRYHSLVVEKGSLPDCLEVTAWTETEDGEIDEIMGLRHRELPVEGVQFHPESILTQHGHDMLRNFLES, encoded by the coding sequence ATGATCCTGATGATCGACAACTACGACTCGTTCACCTTCAACATCGTGCAGTATCTCGCGGAGTTGGGGGCGGAAGTGGTGGTCAAGCGCAACGATGAAATTACCGTTGCCGATATCGAAAAACTGAACCCGGAAAAAATCGTGATTTCGCCGGGTCCATGCACGCCGAATGAAGCGGGTATCTCGATGGATACCATCCGCGCATACGCAGGCAAACTGCCGATCCTCGGGATCTGTCTGGGCCACCAGAGTATCGGCCAGGTATTCGGGGGCCGTGTGGTGCGCGCGGGCGAGGTGATGCACGGCAAGACCTCGCCGATTATCCACAACAATCTCGGTGTATTTAACGGTCTCTCCAACCCGTTTGAGGCAACCCGTTACCACTCGCTGGTGGTGGAGAAGGGCAGCCTGCCGGACTGCCTCGAAGTCACGGCGTGGACCGAAACCGAAGACGGTGAGATCGATGAGATCATGGGGTTGCGCCACCGCGAGTTACCGGTGGAGGGTGTGCAGTTTCATCCGGAGTCGATCCTGACCCAGCATGGGCACGATATGCTGCGGAATTTTTTGGAGTCCTGA
- the murU gene encoding N-acetylmuramate alpha-1-phosphate uridylyltransferase MurU, with product MTARQNPAPVAMVLAAGFGKRLRPLTDRMPKPLVPVLGKPLIEYTLERLTAAGVKQVVINTAYLGEQIRAHLGSGDRFGIQIQYSEEREPLETAGGITKALPLLGDAPFLVVNSDVWCDFDFSRWIETPLPDNCPGRLLMVPNPPHNPEGDFGIDNGLLSGSTKPRYTFAGISYLRPQILTGYPNARERYGLGEVFAHNEDIMQAEVYEGGWCDVGTPERLKKLEQRLSSDS from the coding sequence ATGACAGCCAGACAGAATCCCGCTCCCGTTGCCATGGTACTTGCCGCCGGATTCGGCAAACGCCTGCGCCCACTCACCGACCGCATGCCCAAGCCGCTGGTGCCGGTACTGGGCAAGCCGCTGATCGAGTACACCCTCGAGCGTCTGACGGCCGCGGGGGTCAAGCAGGTGGTCATCAATACCGCCTATCTCGGCGAGCAGATCCGTGCACACCTGGGCAGTGGCGACCGCTTTGGCATACAGATCCAATACTCCGAAGAGCGCGAACCCCTGGAAACTGCCGGTGGCATAACCAAAGCGCTGCCGCTCCTCGGAGACGCGCCGTTCCTCGTGGTCAACAGCGACGTCTGGTGCGACTTCGACTTCTCCCGCTGGATTGAAACCCCGCTGCCAGATAACTGCCCCGGTCGCCTCCTCATGGTGCCTAATCCTCCGCACAACCCTGAAGGGGACTTCGGTATCGACAATGGTCTGCTATCCGGCAGCACGAAACCCAGATACACCTTTGCCGGCATCAGTTACCTGCGTCCGCAAATCCTCACCGGCTACCCCAACGCTCGTGAACGCTACGGGTTGGGCGAGGTCTTTGCCCACAACGAGGACATTATGCAGGCGGAAGTGTATGAGGGCGGCTGGTGTGATGTGGGTACGCCGGAGAGGTTGAAGAAGCTGGAGCAGCGGTTGAGCAGTGATTCCTGA